The following coding sequences lie in one Thermodesulforhabdaceae bacterium genomic window:
- a CDS encoding DEAD/DEAH box helicase, protein MKTLSWSKRSHKPRESKKKFNFTIHRQAQKLLDLIGTPEKRPFTPDPFQVEAITLVDKYDVLVTAPTGAGKTYIAIEAIKKVFSKGGYSWYASPLKALSNSKYAEFSEIFGAENVGILTGDRKENPEAPIIVGTTEILRNQLYDVMHQGEYLNVDLVVMDEAHYLGDEDRGVVWEEVLIYLPSRVRILLLSATIQNAQEICDWLGWLRKTPCKWVSANERPVPLYPLFLFPEGELVPLATNKGFFEKIDTIKPKNFERTHFPDIPHIMEALRKANLLPAIFFLKSRADCEKAISLCPPVYETSLSTSREEFEEVLEELLDKYPYLRDHKHLEILRASRVGAHHGGQLPQWKILLEKLMQGGYLEAIFSTSTVAAGVNFPARTVVITQSDRFNGHEFVALTATELHQMTGRAGRRGMDEAGFVLVVPGPYQDPRYIHDLLGSPPEPIESKVRVNFSMVLNLLLSHKPEDIRDLFALSLATFQHVSEEKPKVKKLRQRVEKEISEWSEDMACKAGLNFVDIRRQHKQLSARISHLRASKSKKAVPTAMQHLLVRGRIFTTRQKVPYVLVERPRLDDKQVKAIRLTLPLKTRKNIVKISRIKFSSIAYLHHHIDQLPEPTEKEKWEEIIQNLSLNKSLGSSGELFENPFDAAEKEIRALMELRDKMPCSGCTLYGPCIKETDHPFTRIMHRCESLAGRIASVQEQLWRSFQYYFRFLLQEGYVDERGSLTADGLWASKLRLDQPLLISEGIRLGLFPEDDPALLAALIAPFVMDRDRGQDMELTSLAYRYPELYERYFTLLRGLQGIRMRLQSWGFSTPPLPFWTVVTLYLWAKGEPWELARDVTGMDEGDLVMLIVRTADHLNQIESLYSTHPTLAESARAARLAIMKEPVITVL, encoded by the coding sequence ATGAAGACTCTAAGCTGGTCTAAAAGATCGCACAAGCCTAGAGAATCAAAAAAAAAGTTTAATTTTACCATCCACAGACAGGCTCAGAAGTTGCTTGATCTTATAGGCACGCCGGAAAAACGCCCCTTTACGCCGGATCCTTTTCAAGTAGAAGCGATAACACTCGTAGATAAATACGATGTATTGGTTACGGCTCCAACGGGTGCCGGTAAAACTTATATCGCTATAGAAGCTATAAAAAAGGTTTTTTCGAAGGGTGGTTATTCCTGGTATGCATCACCGCTCAAGGCTTTATCAAATTCCAAATATGCCGAATTTTCGGAAATTTTTGGCGCTGAAAATGTGGGAATCCTAACGGGTGATCGTAAAGAAAATCCTGAAGCTCCTATTATTGTGGGAACAACCGAAATTCTCCGTAATCAACTCTACGACGTAATGCATCAGGGAGAATACCTCAATGTTGATCTTGTAGTTATGGACGAAGCTCACTATCTGGGAGATGAAGATCGAGGCGTGGTTTGGGAGGAAGTGCTTATATATCTTCCCAGCCGAGTTCGCATTTTGCTTCTATCGGCGACGATACAGAACGCTCAGGAAATTTGCGACTGGTTGGGCTGGCTCCGGAAAACTCCCTGCAAATGGGTTTCAGCAAATGAGCGCCCTGTGCCTCTTTATCCTCTCTTTTTGTTCCCCGAAGGGGAACTCGTGCCTCTTGCAACCAATAAGGGATTTTTCGAAAAGATCGATACAATAAAGCCGAAGAATTTTGAAAGGACTCACTTTCCAGACATTCCTCACATTATGGAAGCTCTTCGCAAGGCAAACCTTCTGCCGGCGATATTTTTCCTCAAATCCAGAGCGGACTGCGAGAAAGCCATTTCACTTTGTCCTCCGGTTTATGAAACGAGTCTCAGCACGAGTCGGGAAGAGTTTGAGGAAGTTCTGGAGGAATTACTAGATAAATATCCCTACCTAAGGGATCACAAGCATCTGGAAATTCTCAGAGCTTCTCGAGTAGGGGCTCACCACGGTGGACAGCTTCCCCAGTGGAAAATACTTCTTGAGAAGCTCATGCAGGGCGGATACCTGGAAGCTATCTTTTCCACATCTACAGTAGCCGCCGGCGTGAACTTTCCTGCTCGAACGGTGGTGATAACTCAAAGCGATCGATTCAATGGTCATGAGTTTGTGGCGCTTACGGCTACGGAACTTCATCAGATGACTGGTCGAGCCGGGCGACGAGGGATGGATGAAGCCGGTTTTGTGCTTGTTGTTCCAGGACCTTATCAGGATCCGCGTTATATTCATGATTTGCTGGGAAGTCCACCGGAGCCTATAGAAAGCAAGGTCAGAGTAAATTTTTCTATGGTGCTTAACCTGCTTCTTTCTCACAAGCCAGAAGACATAAGAGATCTCTTTGCGCTATCGCTTGCCACATTTCAGCATGTCTCTGAAGAAAAACCCAAGGTCAAAAAGCTTCGTCAGCGAGTAGAAAAGGAAATTTCAGAATGGTCAGAAGATATGGCCTGCAAGGCGGGCTTAAATTTTGTGGACATAAGGCGTCAACACAAACAACTTTCCGCTCGAATTTCCCACCTTAGAGCATCAAAATCCAAAAAAGCCGTTCCAACCGCTATGCAACATCTTCTTGTGCGAGGAAGAATTTTTACAACCAGGCAAAAGGTGCCTTATGTGCTTGTTGAAAGACCAAGGCTAGATGATAAACAGGTTAAAGCTATTAGGCTTACTCTGCCCTTGAAAACTCGTAAAAACATTGTAAAGATTTCGAGGATCAAGTTTTCTAGCATAGCATACCTGCATCACCATATTGATCAACTTCCAGAACCAACCGAAAAAGAAAAGTGGGAAGAAATCATACAGAATCTTTCTCTGAACAAATCCTTGGGATCATCCGGAGAACTTTTCGAAAATCCCTTTGATGCTGCGGAGAAAGAGATTCGCGCACTTATGGAGCTTCGAGATAAGATGCCCTGTTCTGGATGTACTTTATATGGGCCTTGCATTAAAGAAACAGATCATCCTTTCACGAGAATTATGCACAGGTGTGAATCTCTTGCTGGAAGGATCGCCTCTGTTCAGGAGCAGCTATGGAGATCCTTTCAATATTATTTCCGATTTTTACTTCAAGAAGGTTACGTGGATGAGAGGGGATCTCTTACTGCGGATGGGCTCTGGGCATCGAAACTGAGACTTGATCAGCCTCTTCTCATATCCGAAGGGATCCGGCTGGGGCTTTTCCCTGAAGATGACCCTGCTCTTCTAGCAGCTCTAATTGCACCTTTTGTTATGGATAGAGACCGCGGGCAGGACATGGAACTCACATCACTTGCCTATCGGTATCCCGAACTTTACGAACGTTACTTCACGTTACTAAGAGGGCTTCAGGGCATAAGGATGCGGCTTCAGAGTTGGGGGTTTTCGACGCCTCCTCTTCCCTTCTGGACTGTGGTTACTCTTTACCTGTGGGCGAAAGGGGAACCGTGGGAACTTGCGAGAGACGTCACGGGCATGGATGAAGGCGACCTGGTAATGCTCATTGTCCGAACTGCTGACCATCTCAACCAGATTGAATCTCTTTACAGCACTCACCCAACTCTCGCCGAATCAGCAAGGGCAGCACGTCTTGCCATAATGAAAGAACCGGTCATTACGGTGCTATAA
- a CDS encoding thioesterase family protein — protein sequence MEKMKPRFFEPSHRTVLRVPLYEIDIGGGVYHGNYFHFFEIARDDFFRHIGFPYRRLMDEYGMHLTVAQLTCAYFNPLNYDDVVNVATGIEELRSRSIVVIQRIDRESPGGEVIPCVQAIFALVCVGGEQRKVSTIPEPLRKAINSWLENPSS from the coding sequence ATGGAAAAAATGAAGCCTCGATTCTTCGAACCAAGTCATCGCACAGTTCTTCGAGTGCCCCTGTATGAGATTGACATAGGAGGTGGAGTTTATCACGGTAATTATTTCCATTTTTTTGAAATAGCTCGTGACGATTTTTTCCGCCACATAGGTTTTCCCTACCGACGCCTTATGGACGAATACGGTATGCATCTTACCGTCGCTCAGCTTACCTGCGCCTACTTCAATCCGCTTAATTACGATGACGTCGTAAATGTTGCCACAGGCATTGAAGAATTGAGAAGCCGAAGCATTGTGGTTATTCAGCGTATAGATCGAGAAAGTCCTGGCGGTGAAGTCATTCCCTGCGTTCAAGCAATATTTGCTCTGGTCTGCGTAGGGGGAGAGCAACGCAAAGTTTCAACCATTCCTGAGCCGCTACGTAAGGCTATTAATTCGTGGCTTGAAAACCCATCTTCCTGA
- a CDS encoding metallophosphoesterase family protein yields the protein MKWAIISDIHSNIEAFEAVLRDISTWRVDRIIHLGDLVGYNANPRECIDLARQEGMQGVHGNHDLAALDLAMSEGFNILAYQAILFTRSQIDDSSRKYLERLPFCLILEGEIAFFHGSPENVNTYIMNIYQAKRAFNYIMKQLVSVRIAFFGHTHLRRLWHRDRVGKVRSIPIESDIVTLKEDGIYLVNPGSVGQPRQRDNRAHYLIFDFSDRKIIFRSVPYDIHKAQEKILKAQLPEFLALRLAEGI from the coding sequence ATGAAATGGGCAATTATTTCAGATATTCATTCTAATATTGAGGCCTTTGAAGCCGTGCTGAGAGATATCAGCACCTGGCGTGTGGATCGCATTATTCATCTGGGGGATCTTGTAGGGTATAATGCCAATCCTCGAGAATGTATCGATCTGGCAAGACAGGAAGGAATGCAGGGTGTGCATGGAAATCATGATCTTGCAGCGCTAGATCTTGCCATGTCGGAAGGTTTTAACATTCTTGCCTATCAGGCGATTCTTTTTACTAGATCCCAGATCGATGACAGTTCAAGAAAATATTTGGAACGACTTCCCTTTTGTCTTATTCTGGAGGGAGAAATAGCCTTCTTCCACGGATCGCCGGAAAACGTGAACACTTACATTATGAACATCTACCAAGCCAAACGAGCTTTCAACTACATCATGAAACAACTCGTTTCTGTGCGCATAGCCTTTTTCGGACACACTCACTTAAGAAGACTCTGGCACAGGGACAGAGTTGGAAAAGTAAGAAGCATACCAATAGAATCGGATATAGTGACGCTCAAGGAAGACGGGATATATCTGGTAAACCCTGGTAGTGTAGGACAACCTCGGCAGCGAGACAACCGAGCCCATTATCTTATTTTTGATTTTTCGGATCGAAAGATCATTTTTAGGTCTGTTCCATATGATATTCACAAGGCTCAGGAAAAGATCTTAAAAGCTCAACTGCCGGAGTTTTTGGCTCTGCGACTGGCAGAGGGAATTTAA
- the kdsB gene encoding 3-deoxy-manno-octulosonate cytidylyltransferase gives MKRYVIIPCRYDSSRLPGKVLLDLFGRPLIQWVYEGVLEAKLVDDVFVATDDRRIEEACRKFGARVIFTRSDHKSGTDRVAEACFNLGCDESDIIVNVQGDEPLVTGQMVDLLVEALLKNHQISMATLAFRSSFFEDFQNPNVVKVVCDKNMRALYFSRASIPFNRDGWKEGSFWKHQGFYAYRYGFLKKFTAIPQSELEQCEKLEQLRVLEHGYSILVVPSPKDTIGIDTAEDVEQFKNYVRKMGFQATN, from the coding sequence GTGCTTCTCGACCTCTTCGGACGTCCGCTTATTCAGTGGGTTTATGAGGGGGTTCTGGAAGCAAAACTTGTGGACGATGTATTTGTCGCAACGGATGACAGGCGCATCGAAGAAGCCTGCAGAAAGTTTGGAGCTAGAGTCATTTTTACTCGAAGCGATCATAAAAGCGGCACAGATCGAGTAGCCGAAGCCTGTTTCAATCTGGGCTGTGATGAAAGCGACATCATCGTAAATGTTCAGGGTGATGAACCGCTTGTTACCGGCCAGATGGTCGATCTACTGGTTGAAGCTCTTCTGAAAAATCATCAAATATCGATGGCGACTCTGGCTTTTAGATCATCTTTTTTTGAGGACTTTCAGAATCCCAATGTTGTCAAAGTTGTTTGCGATAAGAATATGCGAGCTCTTTATTTTTCTCGCGCTTCTATCCCTTTTAATCGAGACGGTTGGAAAGAAGGGTCCTTCTGGAAGCATCAGGGATTTTATGCTTACCGCTATGGCTTTTTAAAGAAATTCACTGCGATCCCACAATCAGAACTGGAGCAATGTGAAAAGCTAGAGCAGTTAAGGGTTCTGGAACATGGTTATTCCATCCTTGTTGTGCCTTCGCCTAAAGACACCATCGGCATTGATACAGCCGAAGATGTTGAACAGTTCAAAAATTATGTCAGGAAGATGGGTTTTCAAGCCACGAATTAA